The Episyrphus balteatus chromosome 3, idEpiBalt1.1, whole genome shotgun sequence genome segment acaaactcactgcttaggcgattgaaaaatcaccgtgtagccaggcactatgacacatgttttatggtgttttttaatgctaagtcagctattacatcaagcctcaagaggcgcgcctcttttcaaaactaatgagtgcaaaagagaaagaagataaaacaaaaaattatccgaccggagagtcgtgggcaaaaattctgagactcttttttgacgtttctttttccactctttcttttttcaacattccctttcatttaaGAAAATCCACGATTAGTCCGACAAAAATCAATGGTATTTAAAAGGTACCCTTacgatatttaataaaaatgttatctttgccataggaattacgaataaaataagtctataaattatttttcatgtgaaaaatagagaaaatgtttgtttattgGAAAAACTGAGTAATAGCAgtgcccgacaaacaattttggttctataaagctttacaggtgcgATTGTTGCtcctgtaaagcattatagaagcaaaattgttagtagggtattATCCtgttgaaattcagcaattatgttacttttgagatattAAATTTAGGAATTGTGTAaaagcgattcaaactgttttattagaTTTCAGAATGAGCAGcagcgtacacaccattggggcaagcggggcggtgccccggagCCCCCGACTGGAAATAATGCAGAGAAGGCAACTTATTATAAAagtcacgaagcaaaaagataagatatttgacacGAATCactttacttttttaattgttCTTATTGATATAGAATCAAAAAGGtacccccaaatatcaaaggagccccaaaatttagtcttgccccggcaACTAAATGTACGcctcttgagtgaaaccaatcgaaaatgACATAACATAAGGTTCGCATTGAGTCTCTCAAAAAAAGAGTTTTGAAATTATACTGGATACTGGattaaatttcgttcaaaatttcGTTGTGCTATTTTTGTACGGGAAATTTCGATAATTTGTCTGGGAgccattttagctcagctaaaatttttcgataatttgtatggaatcttttttttactgagggaaacaacaacaaaagttggcggcagctgaccaaaaagttgagaattcttcaacttgcgctacaagctacagccacagctacaccattgtattcagggggTGTCAAATTAGTGAATGAGTTTTCGTTCATAAAATCATGCTTGGCacattagccgttttttattatcccacttgatccatatatatcattcccgacaaacaattttggttctataaagctttacagatgcaattgttgcttctgtatagcatcatagaagcaaaattgttagtacggattaattaacacgtattacaacaactacatgagatcttgcttttcatcaggatcacgattcTTGGATCCTGATgaaagcaagatcacgattcgtgaacctgctgaaaagcaagatcacgattagtgattctgatgaaaagcaagccctactaacaattttgcttctataatgctttacagaagcaagaattgcatctgtaaagctttatagaaccaaaattgtttgtcgggagatctcatgtagttgttataatacgtgttaattaattatctatatggatcaaatgggataataaaaaacggcttttTTTTACGACACGTAAAACGCATTGAGAACGATTTTATTTCGATTTTCTTTGttgttgaaaggaattcgataTAACTGCGtatttctcacaaaaaaaattgcgcAATTTATGTAAATACACACTTCCAaacaattataactttttttattatttttattatttttttcttcgttatttataattttctgctgaacgcattcattagcacaattcaaagtacaaaatttcgtttCCAAAACATTCCACCCGGCTTGTACAAACAAACAACGCACATCATCGTCGGACAACGCAACCACATTTTTCAAGCAGACAGCAAGACAGttcgtttctttttttcaacaatcAAATTTGTTGAGGCCGCCATCACAGTTGCTCTGCTCTTCTCGTGTGTTATCAaaaatttgtgaagaaaaattgcatttaaacaaCTGAAAAGTTGCTAACCTGTgcctaaatttattaatttaacaattattttttaagttcctGAGTTCTTTTTTAATCACACATCAAAAATGTTTTGGGGTAAGTCgaaatgaaagtaaaaaaatatcatagtAGAAAGTTTTTATGGAACACCACGTGtttccaccaaaaaaaaaagggtggtCTTCCATGCggcttttttacaaaacttattTAGTGATATTTCTTAACTAAGAATAAAttttaacttcaatttattttctcttcaaaaaaggactcattttaaaagctaacAAAAAATACACGCAAACAACAAAGCAGGCATTCCATGTATCTCAAGCCGCCCTCGATGTTACCTCGTGCAGCGATGGTCCCATCCAGCTTTTCCTCACATACGAGAACATCAAATATTTGATTTGTACTCTTCGCAAGAACACCGCCGAACAAGTTATGTTGGATTTGAATTTCAATGAAGGCGATGAGATTTCTCTCCAAAGTCAAGGTAAGTTTGTacgatatgaatttttttttgggctaTTTTTCCGCTGAGATGTTTTATTGACAATGTGGGTAGATTAAATGTAACAACATTTTAATGGGTGTTTCTAgagtgtttttatatatatatatttttttttttttttgaaaaaaaaacttacatatgtatgtaatagAAACAAGAAGTGAGCGTTCTTTCCAatgattttattcaatttaacaTAATATGTAAACTTGGAGTCGACATTGAGTTATGAAGGTGTTGCTAAATATGCTCCGACCTTCACTGCAGTTTTCAAGACTGCTTGGAAATAGATTTCGGTTGAGAAGGCATCTCTTCAGTATATTCCAGTCATGTTCCTTTTCCAGATTTCTATTTGGTTGGTATACCAAGAATATATTCTGAAATCACTTTAGGATTGAGCTCGTGCATGTGCACCAATTTTAGGGCTGATTGAAGATGTCACATATTTTTAGGCACTTAAAATCTCCCCAAACCTTCACACACATTTTATTAAATTCCTTGAATTTAAGATCACTCTTgtcgcatttaaaaaaagaaccaTAAAACTCAGATatgtattataataataataataggttTTCTTTCTGTAGAATAAATAGGGTGTGcgttaaaggagaatgggcaagtttgtatggaacgtggacgttacgcggccaggaatgaatttgttattttttgatgtacagtaaaacccggataagtgcctctcgcttaagtgcctaacccgcttaagtacctttgtttttttagaaccaaaattttaaggattttgtcacataaaattcatcttttaagCACCTTTAGCTTAACTGCCTTCCCCGCTTAATTGCCTGgcttttcaaatacttataattgaatttacttgaaaaaaattcttttaagtacacgtttgaaacaagtttgaactgtaagaaaaatttcgtttccttaaccgctttaaaattcaaaaattctactaaagttagaaattaactagttagctatttgaaactttcaaagtaattttgttatgtgaagattatgtttttagtaatcaaacatgttttttttttattattaaataaatatagagataaCTGCCTATGGgcacttaagcgggttcttgtaagtaccttacccgctttagtgcctatAAAAATGGGacatttaaggtgaggtacttttccgggttttactgtaattaaggtttactaatattgtgcagaagttttatccttgtgacgtacttcaaaaacggataaaatgcatttttgcatttaacactttatatatATTGCCTCAATGTTATAACtaaattgtgtattttaagtgcaaaatatgatactctgtcattttccctgcgtctgaagacctttatcttgaatatccaaccactagaacccaaactataagcattttaaaacaacaatttcaagtcTATTTTAAGAGTTtcgttgtttaattttttgttagtttgaattgtttgaaaactttcgaacaaaatcttgaagtagttgtcttaaaaatcttatattatgagttgTATTGGTCGtattttcaagattaatgtcttcagagttcagactcagggaaaatgacagagcatcatattttatgttcgaaattaaaatatgaatcAATTTGTCCTTCATACATTAAACAATGCATTAAtaatactaatactgcattatcttgcattctaaacgcaatacagcgaaacgtccatagtaaaagtttttcctaggttataattctttcatttgataccaatttcattgatggccgctcaacgtccaaaatgcccattctcctttgagcATGATTATTTAAATCTAATCATCTTAGGAAAGCTATTAGTGCAAGAACGTAcctatttggtttaaaaaatttaaacaaaatgattattatttttttaatgtacttCTTAAACACATTTCCATTGTTTTTCGAACTATTTTTGCATCGTTTGTATTAAAAAGTTCGATAGGTCATTTAGTCTGGAAAAATTATGTTGTCCTTATTATTTGATTACCTGCTACAGCTGACCTACCTTCGGCATACAGCTGTCCTTTAATCTTAtcttttttgcattgttatgAGTGTAAATACAAATTCGCAAGCACATCTGCTAAGAGCATTGATAGGTATTTCATTATAAAAGATTTAAAACTTTCCCGCCATTTTCGGCCGttgaataataatttaaacatttttttcgattCTGGGTACCTattgagttttgaaaatttattatacTTGAGGAAACATTATCTAAAAATACTTATATGATTACGTTCAATAATTGCCTTTGACTATATTTTTACTAAATGAAGATTACATTTATGTATAAAGTCAACCAACTCTAAAAAGTTGGTTCTAGATCATAATACGTACTAACGATTTTATTctaatcttaattttttcttgcaTACAAATATTTCTTTGCCCCAAGTTTTTGCATAAAACAAATCGcgataaatttatgaaaatcaaACGTTCATCCTGTGTGTACATAAGCAAAGTACATTGCTccaattttaaataaaccaataaaacaaataaatgtcGTCTTCACACTGGATCAACTCGTCGCCCGAGAATtattttgtcgtaaacgccaattTTAAGCCCTTGTAACCCAAGatcgcaaattttaaaattaataatatcaATCGACTTGTCTTTaacaataataaaacacgtatttttaaaaattcaatatcttcaTTATTTACCAAGTTATTTCTAAATTTACggagtaaaaaaataagttaatataaatgcaaaaattcaaacaaaaaactatctaatatttacttttaagGCACTTTctgaaatccaaaaaataaaatcccgttttacacaattttgcttagttaaaaaaaaagtcgaactttcaacattaactgccaattaaaaactattagtgccattttttttacaaattatggtatactattttaataaagcaatatttaaaaattatgttatacgcttcaaaagaagaaaaatatagtttgtaCTGTACAGCTTTTGTGGGATCTTTGTTGGCTTGTAATAgatatgtcacatggggctacaaggggtaaATGGTTTGCGTTACTAAAGAAAACTGcgatgaatttttttcaatttttaaagaatattttgtgGGATATCTTCTTATTTATGTTCTGTATACATAACTTAAACTCTCATTGTTTACGTTTTCAAATTATCATGGTTTTTACCCAAAATGAGTTTGTCGTTAACTAATTTTTTACCACAAATCAATACTAATGTGATGCTTAATCTGTGAATATACGACAAAATTGAtactaataattattttattaacggtacacgataggaaaaatctgataacagatttgaaaaactttcaaaagtgCATTTtagcgtttacgacaaaacaatacTCGGGCGGCGAACTATTAAATTGGCCACTACGTTATTCTGTATTCATTCAGATCACTTTCAAAAGTTTTCCTCTTGGTTATCATGCAACaaaccttttaaaaaagcatttttaaatcCTACAGCTAAattctagaaaaaaatgttttttttattagatgCATTTTTGCTTGAATTATGAACTAGAAAACCTTTTAgtgataaaaagataatttcatTCGGCTTAAACTTGCAATAAATAGCTCTTGAAATTATGGGCTCAAAGTTTTTTACATGAAATCAATCATGGGACACTTACTCAATTTGACCACTTATgtgcatttactttttttttctccactcttattattttttgtcattttcctAAATGTTACACAACTTTATGgtctatttttttctcaaaaaaaatgtacttataaTTTATAtcataatttttcttgaaatactACATAATCTGTGCTAAAttataagttttctttttttttttttgaattttaggtAATGGAACAATTCACATTTCTGGATACATCACAGATCTAAGTGATCAATTGGATGATATGTCCGATGAAGAATCCGATGCTATGGAAGAGATGATGGCTCTTTCAAAGAAGCTAAAGAAATCCGACGGAAAAGCCAACAATAGCAAATCTGGCAAAAAAGCTGAGGCAGTAGCCGATGAagatgacgacgatgatgagGAAGATGACAGCGACTTCAACGGTGAGCCAGAAGGTGCAGCTGAAGACAGCGATGATGACGAAGAAGAAGACgacgaagatgatgatgatgaagaaggagatgatgacgatgacgacgatgatgagGAAGAAGACGAAAGTGAAGACGAAGAGGTCCAACAACCAAAAGCCAAGCAAATTAAATTAGAAAAGCCAAAGCAAAACGGTGTTGAATCACAAAAGAAAGAgggaaaacagaaaaaagacaAGAAAGAAGCTctccaacaacaacaagcaGCCCAaaagcaaaagagtgaacaatcACTCGCCGGTGGAGTAAAAATTGAAGACATTCGCGTGGGTAATGGACCCGAAGCAAAAACTGGCAAAAGAGCGCAAGTCTACTATGAAGGTCGTCTCAAGTCAAACAACAAAGTCTTTGACAGTCTGAAGCAAGGTGCTCCCTTCAAGTTTGGTTTGGGACGCGGTGAAGTCATCAAGGGATGGGACGTTGGTGTTGTCGGCATGAAGGTTGGAGGAAAGAGACGCATCACTTGCCCAGCACATATGGCCTACGGTGCACGAGGATCCCCACCAACAATCCCACCAAACAGCACATTGGTGTTTGAAGTTGAATTAAAAGGAGTGCAGTAAATAATTTTACGATGTAAGCGAGGAGTGTGCAGGAGGagtatttcttaattttttttgttgagcctttcttattaaaaattgtaaaatcgttactttttttttcctaaaccaTTTTTATCTCTGTTACTACAAATGGAACAAAACAGCAAAAGAGTTAATTAACAATTTGTTTCTGTTGGTTTctcttttttaaatgtttttttcgtttttcttttttttttaattgaattaaaaacttatCGTTAAAGTTTGTTGATCGACATCATCATAAAACAACAATTATTCTTTTTATAGAAACAGAATTAAAGAAACTGATAGTTTAAGAAAATTGCCCAGCAATTACagaataaagatttttttaaaaataattatacatttttttgtttttattgatgttctttcatttttacttgcgttaTAGGTTTAAGGATTTAGAAAAATAGAACTTaagataacaatcaaacatgaCATCACGATGACAGAGTTTGAAAAAGTGGTGGTCGTAATTAAGTCTGTCTGTCAAGGTAAATTCTCCtaatttatacaaaaagttcttagaggggaaattgattttttagggccaaaattaacggtacttgccaatGGCaatgccatagaaccgttttgtTGATGCCCTGTCTTTTTCGTAAACGAAAtgaccgattttaatgaaagtatttgtacacaaaattttagacagttttaattaatgttttttgaaaagggtttctatagaatcattttttattatgaGGAGGGAGAGTTTCTATCTTTCCTCAGTCTACGCGGAAGgtgcaattttcaaaaaaaaaaaaatacttaaaatcaaaaacaaaatgttaaatattgATTCTTTATCAAACACTGAAGATGGTATTTTCCTGttccttctagtttttgagaaaattgacaaataggaaattgtgtttgaaaaggaatcaattgagacaGCTTACTTTATCAGtcaatttaaatctaaaaaaaattttttccacaAATTCCATAACATAGCCACTGTATTTACTGgtgaaagttaaatttttcgaaaGCGGAATAAAATCTCCTTTCGATATGAGAATTCCGGATGTGGAATTTTCTTACTTTGTTATGAAAATGGCCAATAcgaacattttgtttttacaacaaatGTGATAGCGTAGTGAACAAGGAATATCTTATAATGCTTTCGTTTGGTAATTCGGAACATTTCGGAGTAGATCCGTGTAATTCTGAAATCGTTCGTTCGGcactaaaaatatttatgattcTGAAAAGTAAAGAAAATCGATTCCGCGTGCAAAGACGGAATCGATAACGttcgtttttaaataatgtttttcaTGAAGCCAAATCTTTTTTGCTTGTTAACAAATAAATGCCAACCTATGTAAaagaaagttaaataaattatttctttattcATATTGCCCAGTGTGGTTATGTTTGACTATCCAATGACTTACAAACTTCGTAGTAAAAGAAAAATTGCCAATATTGCTGATGTACACGTTTAAAAGAAATGTGTCTAGAATGAATTCTTGTAATACCCTATTGTCAATGCAAACTTTCTtcgataaaaagtttttttttttttaggttctgTCTTCTATTTGGAAGATACGACTTCATCCAATACAGTGAGATTTGTTTCTTATTTCgtatttttgtttgacaaaatCTCTTTATCCACTgtttcaatataaatttcaagGTATTTACGTTTTATGATGTTGAAGGTCGAAAAATGATTCCATTTCAAAAACTTTCTCGTAGAGTCTGGGAGTTTCTAAAATATTCATACTTAATTTAGTAAGTTACTTTTGGGATGGAAGTAATTTGTGACACTTTCTAAGAAAGAACTGGGGAAAACaacattttcaatgcaaaaattaagCTTAAACGTTGTTTAATGCTGTTTTTGTTCATGATCTAGGAGGAGAGTAACGAGTTTTAAATAGAATATATTGTGATGATGAACATTAAGggattacaaaaaaatcttctgaaaagaaaatttatattttgaagtGGTCGAATACGAgtataaattttcgaaaataatgaAGGATAATTTATTTTCCGCTTCccacaattatttaaaaaaagcaccTAAGGAACTACCTATGTACAAGACTTATTAAATATCATACATAAGCTACCGGGCATACATTGTAGGAGAAGGGCTTTAAACTTTTTGATcgaaaattcccaaaaaaaaccttaactgttttttactcaagcaatattgaaaattacataggggagagtggggcacttTTGgacacggggcacatttgaacactgcatataaaattttagtttatctatcttttttagaagttatttgaacccgtcaacacCATATCTATAAACGTCTTTAGTTATCTCAGATGgctttcagatttataggtggaaggtgatttttatagtagatttgcattatttcagttttttaattgtaagagtttaacaaaaatttgtcacgtgatttcaaaacgcaatacaatttttgttaatgtttaataaattttaaactaaatcacggtgaatttttgaatgaatatattaatgttaaatatttattcaacattttgagGAAACTTTAATGTTTCATTCAATAAATCGTAATCTtcttataaaaagaataatGAAACTACCAATTGTggacaaaattaaagaaaaaaatggaaatatgtacattattgaagatttaaaaaaaaattactgaattcttcaagttctaCGAGTACTAGACTGATCTCcatgagaactcgattatataccgcttaagtggtatagaaattaaagtcaagctgcTTACACCAATAAACACTCCTAGTACATGAAGAACATCCACTTTGTTAACATTTGAATTTCATGTCTAGAAATATAGGTTgatcacaaaataaatctatat includes the following:
- the LOC129915593 gene encoding 46 kDa FK506-binding nuclear protein is translated as MFWGLILKANKKYTQTTKQAFHVSQAALDVTSCSDGPIQLFLTYENIKYLICTLRKNTAEQVMLDLNFNEGDEISLQSQGNGTIHISGYITDLSDQLDDMSDEESDAMEEMMALSKKLKKSDGKANNSKSGKKAEAVADEDDDDDEEDDSDFNGEPEGAAEDSDDDEEEDDEDDDDEEGDDDDDDDDEEEDESEDEEVQQPKAKQIKLEKPKQNGVESQKKEGKQKKDKKEALQQQQAAQKQKSEQSLAGGVKIEDIRVGNGPEAKTGKRAQVYYEGRLKSNNKVFDSLKQGAPFKFGLGRGEVIKGWDVGVVGMKVGGKRRITCPAHMAYGARGSPPTIPPNSTLVFEVELKGVQ